From one Paenibacillus sp. FSL K6-1330 genomic stretch:
- a CDS encoding DUF378 domain-containing protein, translating to MRTFNTIALLLLIIGGINWLLVGLFQYDLVAALFGGQSSAGSRIIYTIVGLCALYSIRFFGDVTNDDRKTAR from the coding sequence ATGAGAACATTTAATACAATTGCTTTGCTGTTATTGATTATTGGGGGCATTAACTGGCTTTTGGTCGGCCTGTTTCAATACGACCTGGTAGCTGCATTATTTGGAGGACAGAGCTCCGCAGGGTCCCGTATTATCTATACGATTGTCGGTCTGTGTGCATTGTACTCGATCCGCTTCTTTGGTGATGTTACGAATGACGACCGAAAGACAGCTAGATGA
- a CDS encoding putative sulfate exporter family transporter, translated as MTEPAYSKSQEHVHRLVRWTQHTLPAAAGGIAFTFVIALIGYALASVPGLGYLGQLAWAILIAAIYRQLRGYPERLRIGTQFTAKRLLRVAIILYGLKLNIGIVFQQGLGLMMRDVISVVFAIALTLLIAKWLKADMSLSLLLGIGTGVCGAAAIAAVSPILKAKEKDTALGAGLIAFLGTIVAIGYTLVQPLLPLTDTQYGVWSGVSLHEIAHVALAAAPAGEDALAISLLAKLGRVFLLVPLSIALMVWMKRTGRLQSQTRMEFPWFLLGFMAASVLGSWEFTGQPIIPLPIKDWISQAASFILAMAMVGLGLNVHLKDIRGAWRPLLAMSITTVLLILLTYAMA; from the coding sequence ATGACAGAGCCAGCTTATTCCAAATCACAAGAACACGTCCATCGCCTGGTTCGATGGACACAGCATACGCTGCCCGCAGCCGCAGGCGGCATTGCCTTTACCTTTGTCATCGCCCTCATCGGTTACGCATTAGCAAGCGTGCCAGGCCTTGGCTACCTTGGCCAGCTCGCATGGGCAATTCTCATCGCCGCGATATACCGGCAGTTGCGCGGTTACCCGGAGAGACTTCGCATTGGAACCCAATTCACGGCCAAGCGGCTGCTGCGTGTAGCGATCATACTATATGGCTTAAAGCTGAATATCGGCATCGTGTTCCAGCAAGGCCTTGGTTTAATGATGAGGGATGTCATCAGCGTTGTATTTGCCATTGCGCTTACCCTGCTGATTGCCAAATGGCTGAAGGCCGATATGTCCCTGTCCCTCCTGCTCGGCATTGGAACCGGCGTATGTGGTGCGGCGGCTATTGCTGCCGTATCCCCGATTCTCAAGGCGAAGGAGAAGGACACCGCGCTTGGAGCAGGGCTTATCGCCTTTCTTGGAACCATCGTTGCTATCGGATATACCCTTGTCCAGCCGCTGCTTCCTTTAACAGACACTCAATACGGCGTGTGGTCTGGCGTAAGTCTTCATGAAATCGCCCATGTGGCACTGGCAGCTGCTCCGGCAGGTGAGGACGCCCTTGCGATTAGTCTGCTTGCCAAGCTGGGACGCGTATTTTTGCTTGTACCACTCAGTATCGCACTCATGGTCTGGATGAAGCGCACCGGCCGTTTACAGAGTCAAACACGGATGGAGTTTCCCTGGTTCCTGCTGGGCTTCATGGCAGCGAGTGTACTGGGAAGCTGGGAATTTACCGGACAACCGATCATTCCCCTGCCAATCAAGGATTGGATTTCTCAGGCAGCCTCCTTCATTCTTGCCATGGCCATGGTGGGACTTGGCCTGAATGTCCACTTGAAGGATATACGCGGTGCCTGGCGGCCGCTGCTGGCCATGTCCATCACCACCGTGCTGCTGATCCTGCTTACTTATGCCATGGCATAA
- a CDS encoding glycoside hydrolase family 18 protein: MLPSSWILAGYAGRKVLSTITTEDAQRLTHLNIAFAHIQEDKISYTDTNTIHEIQRLKTVNPQLTVLLSVGGWGSDGFSEAAATPEGRQSVCESAIKLLQEFPFDGIDLDWEYPCYSIAGTVASPSDKENFTLLLKELRETLDQYGRGKKHYLLTIAAGADQYYIDGTEIHNIHPYLDFIQLMTYDMRGGFQTMTGHHTNLYTSTGDLFRISVDASVRLFTLAGVPREKIVIGAAFYSRKWKDVPDVNNGYLQVAPSSGGYGPTYTQLAAEYFNNPSYKRYWDDEAKAPFLFDGSSFITYDDAESLTHKCKYIQDQGLAGIMFWEYSCDATHSLLDAMYKAFHS; this comes from the coding sequence ATGTTGCCATCCTCCTGGATTTTAGCCGGCTACGCAGGGCGCAAGGTCTTATCCACGATCACGACCGAAGATGCCCAGCGGCTCACTCACTTGAATATCGCTTTCGCCCATATCCAAGAAGACAAGATTTCGTATACCGATACGAACACCATCCACGAGATCCAACGCCTGAAAACCGTCAATCCCCAGTTAACCGTTCTGCTGTCCGTTGGCGGTTGGGGCTCCGACGGATTCTCGGAAGCTGCAGCCACGCCCGAAGGAAGACAAAGCGTGTGCGAATCGGCGATCAAGCTGCTGCAAGAGTTTCCATTCGACGGCATTGACCTGGACTGGGAGTATCCATGCTACTCGATAGCCGGAACGGTGGCATCGCCAAGTGACAAGGAGAACTTCACACTGCTCCTGAAGGAGCTCCGGGAAACACTGGATCAGTACGGGCGGGGCAAGAAGCACTATCTGCTCACGATCGCGGCCGGAGCCGATCAATATTATATCGATGGCACCGAGATCCATAACATCCACCCCTATCTCGACTTCATTCAGCTGATGACGTACGACATGCGCGGCGGATTCCAGACGATGACGGGCCATCACACCAACCTGTACACCTCCACCGGCGATCTGTTTCGAATCAGTGTCGATGCTTCCGTCCGCCTGTTCACCCTAGCCGGTGTGCCGCGCGAAAAAATCGTGATCGGCGCCGCATTCTACTCCAGGAAGTGGAAGGATGTGCCGGATGTCAACAACGGTTACCTCCAGGTAGCTCCATCTTCTGGTGGTTACGGTCCGACCTATACCCAGCTCGCAGCCGAGTATTTTAACAATCCTTCATATAAGCGGTACTGGGACGATGAAGCCAAAGCGCCCTTTTTATTCGATGGCAGCAGCTTCATCACTTACGATGATGCCGAATCCCTGACCCATAAATGCAAATATATACAAGATCAAGGCTTGGCTGGTATTATGTTCTGGGAATACAGCTGTGATGCGACACACAGCCTGCTGGATGCAATGTACAAAGCATTCCACTCCTAA
- a CDS encoding LysR family transcriptional regulator, translated as MDPTLEVFVTVVEKGNFTRAAEELLMTQPAVSQYIQSLERSVGTKLLERTNKYVRLTKAGEIVYHHARDILGLYTRMNTLVDDLMHRASGNLSIGSSYTFGEYMLPHLIAYMREHYPLIRPSIMIGNTTEVGEMILRHEADIGIVEGDYQDDKLHIEAFAEDEMVVMVPRGGRYDHLQEISLSELADETWIVREAGSGTRAATERMFSRYHIHPQHIVEFGSTQLIKESVEAGLGVTLLSRWAVRKEVQLGTLHMLLPNGKPVARQFSWITQKTPYHTKAVEVFLELLHHKRGFPKGV; from the coding sequence GTGGATCCAACATTGGAGGTATTCGTTACGGTGGTAGAGAAAGGGAATTTTACCCGTGCGGCCGAGGAACTGCTGATGACACAGCCCGCGGTAAGCCAATATATCCAATCGCTCGAGCGGTCAGTTGGCACCAAGCTGCTGGAGCGAACCAATAAATATGTCCGGCTGACGAAAGCCGGAGAGATCGTGTATCACCATGCGAGGGACATTCTGGGTCTGTACACCCGCATGAACACGCTTGTGGACGATTTGATGCATCGGGCAAGCGGAAATTTGTCCATTGGCTCCAGTTACACCTTTGGGGAATATATGCTGCCGCATTTGATCGCTTATATGAGGGAACATTATCCCTTGATCCGCCCATCGATTATGATCGGGAACACCACGGAGGTGGGGGAGATGATACTGCGCCATGAGGCGGATATCGGCATCGTGGAGGGGGATTATCAGGATGATAAGCTGCATATCGAGGCCTTTGCCGAGGATGAGATGGTGGTGATGGTTCCCCGGGGCGGGCGGTATGACCATCTGCAAGAGATATCACTCTCCGAACTTGCAGATGAGACCTGGATTGTCAGAGAAGCTGGATCAGGCACCCGCGCGGCAACGGAGCGGATGTTCTCACGGTATCATATTCACCCTCAGCATATCGTGGAGTTTGGAAGCACCCAGCTGATCAAGGAATCCGTGGAGGCAGGCCTTGGCGTCACGCTGCTGTCACGATGGGCGGTGCGCAAGGAGGTTCAGCTCGGAACGCTGCATATGCTGCTACCGAACGGCAAGCCGGTGGCCCGGCAGTTCTCATGGATTACACAGAAGACACCTTATCATACCAAGGCGGTTGAGGTATTTCTCGAGCTTCTGCATCATAAACGCGGTTTCCCCAAGGGAGTCTAA